One window of Bacteroides sp. AN502(2024) genomic DNA carries:
- a CDS encoding DUF3843 family protein, whose translation MKQQKIYMQAWLDAHGRTKVVDTDEWYLDFANRLLPLVAESFIYGGRGLEEVRNRVALACALYLEDCVADGGNWRQFIHWHRKSYGRYLPFYTLTEEYLPDEINREDVVFLLWAIHSPVGDGFEEVENPMDADLLEFAAVLYDRLDGAFESAPISDHLATDWLMETELMQKKRMPLPVALPGERMPVNVERFLEASKGEPLLYFDSYGALKLFFVQSLKWEDEEDSLLPDLKEFDNFVVFANPKGLLIGPDVAAYFADKRNPLYNAGLAEEEAYELFCEAGLCPFDLLKYGMEHDLLPEAQFPFENGKELLQENWDFVARWFLGEYYEGE comes from the coding sequence ATGAAGCAGCAGAAGATATATATGCAAGCATGGCTGGACGCTCATGGTCGTACCAAGGTGGTAGACACGGATGAATGGTATCTGGATTTTGCTAACCGGCTATTGCCGTTGGTGGCAGAATCTTTTATATACGGTGGGAGAGGGCTGGAGGAAGTCCGGAATCGAGTGGCTTTGGCGTGTGCCTTGTATCTGGAAGATTGCGTGGCAGACGGAGGAAACTGGCGTCAGTTTATTCATTGGCACCGGAAAAGCTACGGACGCTATTTGCCTTTTTACACACTGACGGAGGAATATTTGCCGGACGAAATTAACCGTGAAGATGTTGTTTTCCTTTTGTGGGCCATCCATTCTCCGGTTGGTGATGGTTTTGAGGAGGTAGAGAACCCGATGGATGCAGATTTGCTGGAGTTTGCAGCTGTGCTTTACGACCGTTTGGATGGTGCGTTCGAATCGGCTCCTATCAGCGATCACCTGGCAACGGACTGGCTGATGGAAACGGAACTGATGCAAAAGAAGCGGATGCCTCTGCCGGTGGCTTTGCCGGGAGAAAGGATGCCTGTGAATGTTGAACGTTTCCTTGAAGCGAGCAAAGGAGAACCGCTTTTATACTTTGACTCATACGGAGCGCTGAAACTTTTCTTTGTGCAGTCGTTGAAGTGGGAAGATGAAGAGGATTCTTTGTTGCCTGACTTAAAAGAGTTCGATAACTTCGTGGTTTTTGCCAATCCGAAAGGTTTGTTGATCGGTCCTGATGTAGCCGCATATTTTGCAGACAAACGCAATCCGCTCTACAATGCCGGACTGGCTGAAGAGGAAGCCTACGAGCTGTTTTGTGAAGCAGGCTTGTGTCCGTTCGATCTGTTGAAATATGGAATGGAACACGATCTGTTGCCGGAAGCACAGTTCCCGTTTGAGAACGGAAAAGAGTTATTGCAAGAAAACTGGGATTTTGTGGCTCGTTGGTTTTTGGGTGAATATTATGAAGGAGAATAG
- the ruvA gene encoding Holliday junction branch migration protein RuvA, with protein MIEYIRGELAELSPATAVIDCNGVGYAANISLNTYSAIQGKKSCKLYIYEAIREDAYVLYGFAEKLEREIFLLLISVSGIGGNTARMILSALSPAELVNVISTENVNMLKTVKGIGLKTAQRVIVDLKDKIKTMGGIAAGEASASLLLQPANAEVQEEAVSALTMLGFAAAPSQKVVSAILKEEPDAPVEKVIKLALKRL; from the coding sequence ATGATAGAATATATTAGAGGCGAACTTGCCGAACTAAGTCCGGCAACCGCGGTGATCGACTGTAACGGGGTGGGATATGCCGCCAATATATCATTGAATACCTATTCGGCTATTCAGGGAAAGAAAAGCTGCAAGCTATATATTTACGAGGCGATTCGTGAAGATGCGTATGTACTCTACGGATTTGCCGAGAAACTGGAACGGGAGATTTTCCTATTATTGATTTCCGTTTCCGGAATCGGGGGGAACACAGCCCGTATGATTCTGTCGGCTCTCTCGCCTGCCGAACTGGTGAACGTTATCAGCACTGAAAATGTGAACATGCTGAAAACAGTGAAAGGCATCGGGCTGAAGACTGCGCAACGGGTGATTGTCGATCTGAAAGATAAGATAAAAACAATGGGAGGGATTGCTGCCGGAGAGGCTTCCGCAAGCCTGTTGTTGCAACCTGCCAATGCGGAAGTGCAGGAAGAGGCGGTGTCCGCATTGACGATGTTGGGCTTTGCTGCTGCACCTTCACAGAAGGTGGTGTCGGCTATCTTGAAGGAGGAGCCGGATGCTCCGGTAGAAAAGGTGATCAAACTGGCTTTGAAACGTTTGTAG
- a CDS encoding diaminopimelate dehydrogenase — protein sequence MKKVRAAIVGYGNIGHYVLEALQAAPDFEIAGVVRRAGAENKPEELANYAVVKDIKELGEVDVAILCTPTRSVEKYAKEYLAMGINTVDSFDIHTGIVDLRRTLNAIAEEHQAVSIISAGWDPGSDSIVRTLLEAIAPKGITYTNFGPGMSMGHTVAVKAVDGVKAALSMTIPTGTGIHRRMVYIELKEGYKFEEVAAAIQADPYFVNDETHVKLVPSVDALLDMGHGVNLTRKGVSGKTQNQLFEFNMRINNPALTAQVLVCVARASMKQQPGCYTMVEIPVIDLLPGDREEWIGHLV from the coding sequence ATGAAAAAAGTAAGAGCTGCCATCGTTGGTTATGGCAATATTGGACATTATGTACTTGAAGCGCTTCAGGCGGCACCTGATTTCGAGATAGCCGGAGTCGTTCGTCGTGCAGGAGCAGAGAACAAACCGGAAGAGTTGGCAAACTACGCAGTAGTGAAGGACATCAAAGAGCTGGGAGAGGTAGACGTAGCTATTCTTTGCACGCCGACCCGCAGCGTAGAGAAATATGCCAAAGAATATCTGGCGATGGGGATCAACACGGTAGACAGTTTCGATATCCACACCGGTATCGTAGACCTGCGCCGTACCTTGAATGCCATCGCCGAAGAACATCAAGCCGTATCGATCATCTCAGCCGGATGGGATCCGGGAAGCGACTCCATCGTGCGCACCCTGCTGGAAGCCATTGCTCCGAAAGGCATCACCTACACCAACTTCGGTCCGGGTATGAGCATGGGACATACGGTAGCCGTCAAAGCGGTCGACGGGGTGAAAGCCGCCCTTTCGATGACCATACCGACCGGCACGGGAATCCACCGCCGCATGGTATATATCGAACTGAAAGAGGGATATAAATTCGAAGAAGTGGCCGCCGCCATCCAAGCAGATCCTTACTTCGTGAACGATGAGACACACGTGAAACTCGTTCCGAGTGTAGACGCCCTGCTGGATATGGGTCATGGTGTAAATCTGACCCGCAAAGGTGTATCAGGCAAAACACAGAACCAGTTGTTCGAATTTAATATGCGTATCAACAACCCCGCACTGACCGCACAAGTACTGGTATGCGTGGCACGTGCTTCCATGAAACAGCAACCGGGATGTTACACCATGGTAGAAATTCCCGTGATCGACCTTCTCCCCGGCGACCGTGAAGAATGGATCGGACATTTGGTATGA
- a CDS encoding transposase, which yields MAKNERKSIWEAKGLFLFFLPTYSLNLNIAETLWRILKGK from the coding sequence ATGGCAAAAAATGAACGCAAATCTATTTGGGAAGCAAAAGGATTGTTCCTTTTCTTCTTGCCTACATATTCTCTGAATCTGAACATCGCAGAAACTCTTTGGCGTATACTCAAAGGCAAATAG
- a CDS encoding SusC/RagA family TonB-linked outer membrane protein has protein sequence MKNHAVLVTFQQGAVCKGVVKDVSGESIIGASVIVKGSTNGTITGVDGDFTLQNVPQGSTIVISFVGYLSQEIKFNGQPISIVLKEDNNTLDEVIVVGYGVQKKANLTGSVASINAEALESRSVSSVSAAMAGQMPGVTTIQTSGAPGAQNGSITIRGKNSINAASPLVIVDGIPGSMNNIDPQDIESLSVLKDAASSAIYGVQAANGVILITTKKGKKGQKARVSYSGLVSWSSPTARLKFLGAADYARLYNEATLNEDPNAVVPYTEEDIRKFSDGSDPIGHPDTDWYSEVMKKRALETQHNLSISGGSENTTYMASLGYLYQDGLSKEKNYERYNGRVNIDSKVAKWISLGINAAAYRGINNDEFEGFDSLLQYSNRIAPTIGIYDADGNYNYAGLQNPVAQQGKTGIKRQMDQQLTGNAYINITPLEGLSIKGVYSLRHDYRDTRTFKKHWSYGNFDSGKREGEHKYYNWNWYTPQLLINYNKNFGVHGLGLLGGFEQVDYAYRYTEAKRVGGGNDELSESLNTLDASSQTNKDGGHDTGRLSYFGRIQYDYASKYLFEANLRADASSRFPKNNRWGVFQAFSAGWRISEEAFVKDNVSWLSNLKLRLGWGKTGNEELKSDDIYPAVATYTYGKYLFGESLYSTAYESRYINPDLKWATVVNNELGIEAGFLNNKVGFELSVYKKKTNDMLLYLPILGVIGMNPPAQNAGNVENKGFDLSIFHNNRINKDWSYVINFNVAYVKNRITNMKGTEGEDPDNKKYWRLEGYPIGSFYGYEANGYFNTEEELASYPKRLGNEKLGDIKYVDRNNDGKINAADRTVIGKNFPSWTGGLNLALYYKDFDLSMLWQGAFDVDAYYTGEAAYAFFNSGKVLERHLDRWTPENHNASYPRLTKSLQTNFVTSSFWLQNASYVRLKNISLGYNLPKRWLSKVGLERAKLFLSGENLLTFSGLDGLDPESPSDTRGAFYSNVKKITFGLKVSF, from the coding sequence ATGAAGAACCATGCAGTCTTGGTTACTTTCCAACAGGGAGCAGTATGTAAAGGAGTAGTAAAAGACGTATCCGGAGAATCTATTATCGGTGCTTCTGTCATAGTAAAAGGCTCTACAAACGGTACCATTACCGGTGTGGATGGCGACTTTACATTGCAGAATGTGCCTCAAGGAAGTACAATTGTTATTTCGTTTGTCGGGTATCTCAGTCAGGAGATCAAATTTAACGGTCAACCTATTTCCATTGTATTGAAAGAAGATAATAACACGCTAGACGAGGTGATTGTGGTGGGCTACGGTGTGCAGAAAAAGGCAAATCTGACCGGCTCTGTCGCCTCTATCAACGCCGAGGCGTTGGAGTCTCGCTCAGTCTCCAGCGTGTCTGCCGCTATGGCGGGTCAGATGCCGGGTGTAACCACTATCCAGACTTCCGGTGCACCGGGAGCACAGAATGGCTCCATCACCATTCGCGGTAAGAACTCTATCAATGCAGCCAGTCCGCTAGTCATTGTCGATGGTATTCCGGGAAGTATGAACAACATCGATCCGCAGGATATCGAATCCTTATCGGTCTTGAAGGATGCAGCTTCCTCTGCCATCTATGGTGTACAGGCGGCCAACGGTGTGATTCTGATTACGACTAAAAAAGGAAAGAAAGGGCAGAAAGCACGTGTCAGCTATTCGGGTCTGGTCTCTTGGAGCAGCCCGACAGCCCGGTTGAAATTCTTAGGAGCTGCCGATTATGCCAGACTTTACAATGAAGCTACGCTGAATGAGGACCCGAATGCTGTGGTTCCCTATACGGAAGAAGATATCCGGAAGTTCAGTGACGGGTCGGACCCGATTGGGCATCCGGATACGGATTGGTACAGCGAGGTGATGAAGAAGAGAGCGCTGGAAACACAGCACAACCTGTCTATCTCGGGCGGTTCGGAAAACACCACTTATATGGCTTCATTAGGCTATCTCTACCAGGACGGTTTGTCGAAAGAAAAAAATTACGAACGCTACAACGGCCGTGTGAACATCGATTCTAAAGTAGCAAAGTGGATTAGTCTCGGCATCAACGCCGCTGCTTACAGAGGAATCAATAATGACGAGTTTGAAGGGTTTGATTCGCTATTGCAATATTCCAACCGCATTGCTCCAACCATCGGAATCTATGATGCTGACGGCAATTACAACTATGCCGGTCTGCAAAACCCGGTTGCCCAGCAAGGAAAGACAGGTATCAAACGGCAGATGGATCAGCAGTTGACCGGAAATGCCTATATCAACATCACTCCGTTGGAGGGATTGAGCATTAAAGGAGTCTATTCTTTAAGACACGATTACCGCGATACCCGTACCTTCAAGAAACACTGGAGTTATGGAAACTTCGATTCCGGAAAGCGGGAGGGCGAACATAAATACTACAACTGGAACTGGTACACCCCCCAACTGCTGATTAACTACAATAAGAACTTCGGTGTGCACGGACTCGGATTGCTGGGAGGTTTCGAGCAAGTGGACTACGCTTACAGATATACGGAAGCCAAACGTGTAGGCGGTGGAAATGATGAATTGAGCGAATCGCTGAATACATTGGATGCCTCCTCTCAAACCAATAAAGACGGTGGCCATGATACGGGAAGGCTCTCTTATTTCGGTCGTATCCAGTATGACTATGCCAGCAAATACCTGTTTGAGGCCAATCTGCGTGCCGATGCCTCATCCCGGTTTCCCAAAAACAACCGTTGGGGCGTGTTCCAGGCCTTCTCTGCCGGTTGGAGAATTTCGGAAGAAGCGTTTGTGAAAGATAATGTGAGCTGGTTGAGCAATCTGAAGCTGCGCTTGGGATGGGGAAAAACCGGTAATGAGGAACTGAAATCCGATGATATTTATCCGGCAGTGGCTACGTACACTTATGGCAAATATCTGTTCGGGGAGTCTCTTTACTCTACCGCTTATGAATCACGCTATATCAACCCGGATCTGAAATGGGCCACGGTGGTAAACAATGAGCTGGGTATCGAAGCCGGATTCCTTAATAATAAAGTAGGATTCGAGCTGTCGGTCTATAAAAAGAAGACCAATGATATGTTGCTGTATCTCCCCATTTTGGGAGTCATCGGTATGAATCCTCCTGCGCAGAATGCCGGTAATGTGGAAAATAAAGGTTTCGACTTGAGCATATTCCACAATAACCGTATCAATAAGGATTGGAGCTATGTTATCAATTTCAATGTGGCTTATGTGAAGAACCGCATCACCAACATGAAAGGAACGGAAGGCGAAGATCCGGATAATAAGAAGTACTGGCGTCTGGAAGGGTATCCCATCGGATCGTTCTATGGATACGAAGCTAACGGATATTTTAATACGGAAGAGGAACTGGCCAGTTACCCCAAACGCTTAGGTAACGAAAAACTGGGAGACATCAAATATGTGGATCGGAATAACGATGGAAAAATCAATGCTGCCGACCGTACGGTGATCGGTAAGAACTTCCCCAGTTGGACGGGCGGATTGAATTTGGCTTTGTACTATAAGGATTTCGACCTGAGCATGCTGTGGCAGGGGGCTTTCGATGTGGATGCTTACTATACCGGTGAGGCTGCCTATGCCTTCTTCAACAGTGGCAAGGTGCTGGAGAGACATCTGGATCGTTGGACACCGGAGAATCACAACGCAAGCTACCCCCGCTTGACAAAGAGTTTGCAAACCAACTTTGTCACATCTTCATTCTGGTTGCAGAATGCTTCTTATGTACGTCTGAAAAACATCTCTTTGGGTTATAACCTACCGAAAAGGTGGTTGAGCAAAGTCGGTCTGGAGCGGGCGAAACTCTTCCTCTCCGGAGAGAATCTGCTGACATTCTCCGGTCTGGATGGCTTAGACCCCGAATCTCCCTCCGATACGCGTGGCGCATTCTACTCCAATGTGAAAAAGATCACATTCGGACTTAAAGTTTCATTTTAA
- a CDS encoding RagB/SusD family nutrient uptake outer membrane protein has product MKKNNLYILTLAVLLGFSSCIDLDRYPLEELSNESFWKTANDAEMIVSDLYNGLPYWDIDEDINSDNAVHGIKWSAGNVSKGVYDPQDMDWKDNYLRIRQANLILSKIDEVPGYEESEKQKVLGQTYFFRGFQYFNLIRTFGDVPYVEKPLLLSDQKDITRTPRAEVYDKVMADFDKAIEYLPVQWDAAEYGRVTKGAAMAMKARAALYYGNWDVAAKNAKSVMDLGIYDLYDKDNTGKYEELFWKKADGCDEYVLVRPFKENDNDWYLIGWETFPTKGWGGLNPTQSLVDAFEDIEGAPIAKSPLYNEKKPFENRDPRLEASVLHDGEVLYGKTVKVAPLKSCYPTGIGQHGDATATGYYLQKWLDPSVDPSSDGWHMGKDAILIRYAEVLLTYAEAMNELHPLSTKAFDAVNQVRKRVGMPELQQNDPSKPTYCATQDDLRQRIRNEWRVEFAFEGGKRQWDIRRWGIAKEVLNAPFLGLKYKLVDSPDAQKEDGGKICILYEGENIKLARSKYEDHNYVYPIPQKEIDLNKNLKQNPGY; this is encoded by the coding sequence ATGAAAAAGAATAATTTATATATCCTGACACTGGCTGTCTTACTGGGATTCAGTTCCTGTATAGACTTGGATCGTTATCCCTTGGAGGAACTCTCGAACGAGAGTTTCTGGAAAACCGCCAATGATGCGGAAATGATCGTATCCGATCTGTATAACGGACTCCCTTATTGGGATATCGACGAGGATATAAACTCTGATAATGCCGTACATGGTATCAAGTGGTCGGCCGGTAATGTGTCAAAAGGAGTCTACGACCCGCAGGATATGGACTGGAAGGATAATTATCTGCGAATCCGGCAGGCCAATCTGATCTTGAGCAAAATTGATGAAGTGCCTGGTTATGAAGAGTCCGAAAAACAAAAAGTATTAGGACAGACCTACTTCTTCCGTGGATTCCAATATTTCAACCTGATACGTACATTCGGTGATGTGCCTTACGTAGAAAAACCGTTGTTACTCTCCGACCAGAAAGACATTACACGGACACCGAGGGCTGAGGTGTATGATAAAGTCATGGCAGATTTTGATAAAGCCATCGAGTATCTGCCCGTTCAGTGGGACGCAGCCGAGTACGGACGGGTCACCAAAGGAGCAGCGATGGCTATGAAAGCACGTGCCGCTCTCTATTATGGCAACTGGGACGTAGCGGCCAAGAATGCCAAGAGCGTGATGGATTTGGGTATCTATGATTTGTATGATAAAGACAACACCGGTAAATACGAAGAACTGTTCTGGAAGAAAGCAGACGGATGTGATGAATATGTCCTCGTCAGACCGTTTAAAGAGAATGATAATGACTGGTATCTGATCGGATGGGAAACTTTCCCGACCAAAGGGTGGGGAGGACTCAATCCTACACAAAGTCTGGTAGATGCTTTCGAAGATATTGAAGGTGCTCCCATCGCAAAATCTCCCCTTTACAACGAAAAGAAACCGTTTGAGAACAGAGACCCGCGTCTGGAAGCAAGTGTGCTGCACGACGGTGAAGTGCTTTATGGAAAAACCGTTAAGGTGGCTCCGTTGAAATCGTGCTACCCGACTGGAATAGGCCAACACGGTGATGCTACGGCTACCGGTTATTATCTGCAAAAGTGGTTGGACCCGAGTGTCGACCCTTCGTCCGACGGATGGCACATGGGCAAGGATGCAATACTCATCCGCTATGCGGAGGTATTGCTGACTTACGCCGAAGCCATGAACGAACTACACCCGTTGAGTACGAAGGCTTTCGATGCCGTGAATCAGGTACGTAAAAGGGTCGGTATGCCCGAGTTGCAGCAGAACGATCCCTCTAAACCGACCTATTGCGCCACACAGGATGACCTGCGCCAACGCATCCGTAACGAATGGCGCGTGGAATTTGCATTTGAGGGTGGAAAACGCCAGTGGGACATTCGTCGGTGGGGCATAGCCAAAGAGGTGTTGAATGCACCTTTCTTGGGTCTGAAGTATAAACTGGTGGATTCGCCCGATGCCCAAAAAGAGGATGGCGGAAAAATCTGTATCCTGTACGAAGGAGAGAACATCAAATTGGCAAGAAGCAAGTACGAAGACCACAATTATGTCTATCCGATACCGCAAAAGGAAATAGACCTGAATAAAAATCTGAAACAAAATCCCGGATATTAA
- a CDS encoding DUF6057 family protein codes for MNRKHAFILWIILCAIYYSAYRGALSHIIFYQEQHHLFLFSKEYFYKQWHAEGILRYLTDFVIQFFYHPAVGSALLSFLMASIYLLTYHLVFWMTGKNDRLHLSLFPSLGLFFYTMSADHSLTFAVGSFLTLLFLVVAFIPLRPRLLPLSCLARMRTFSPKTGWVISLLLLAFYGAGSYFYFLRSYNHSERIMLKAEQHVKQKEWEKVLQYTERYLNAGRNNQLISYFHHMALQRTGKLTEHLFDHPQHLGVKGLYFSWTGNSRESEYGHFLYEELGYLNEAQRWEFEAMVVWGETAPHLLNLAKYNIANGRRRVAQIYINKLKQSLFYRDTALRLEEAALTGEVPGLRNTTGHLSGHPVRFANVMNIGPELEFLCRQDPTNRMAFDYLMAQLLLSNHIVRFAKNLKWIERFKESRLPRIYEEALYIYKLGVSEEEFQQVGFTVSEETEQRFQHYYRLMQDNRIDELQARYGNTYWFYLNQVSPYGNKVITD; via the coding sequence ATGAATAGAAAACATGCTTTTATCCTTTGGATCATCCTCTGTGCAATCTATTATTCGGCATATAGGGGTGCTTTGTCGCATATCATCTTCTATCAGGAACAGCATCACCTTTTTCTTTTCTCCAAGGAGTACTTTTATAAACAGTGGCATGCCGAAGGAATACTGAGATATTTGACCGATTTTGTCATCCAGTTCTTCTATCATCCGGCAGTGGGAAGTGCTTTGTTATCATTCCTGATGGCATCGATCTATCTGCTTACCTATCATCTCGTTTTCTGGATGACGGGGAAGAACGACAGGTTGCATCTTTCGCTGTTCCCTTCCCTCGGACTGTTTTTCTATACCATGTCGGCGGATCATTCGCTGACCTTCGCGGTGGGCAGTTTTTTGACTTTATTATTCCTGGTGGTTGCCTTCATACCATTGCGTCCTCGCCTCTTGCCCCTTTCCTGTTTGGCACGGATGCGCACGTTCTCTCCCAAGACCGGATGGGTCATCTCCCTTCTCTTGTTGGCATTCTATGGTGCAGGAAGTTATTTCTATTTCCTCCGTTCCTATAATCATAGTGAACGTATCATGCTGAAAGCGGAGCAACACGTGAAGCAGAAAGAGTGGGAGAAGGTGCTTCAGTACACGGAGCGTTATTTAAACGCCGGACGAAATAATCAGCTCATCAGCTATTTTCACCACATGGCTCTGCAACGCACCGGTAAACTGACCGAGCATCTGTTCGATCACCCGCAGCATCTGGGTGTAAAGGGTCTCTATTTCTCGTGGACCGGCAACAGCCGCGAAAGTGAATACGGCCATTTTCTGTATGAAGAGTTGGGATATTTGAACGAAGCCCAGCGGTGGGAGTTCGAGGCCATGGTGGTGTGGGGAGAAACGGCTCCGCATTTACTGAATCTAGCGAAATACAACATAGCCAACGGTCGCCGTCGGGTGGCACAGATTTATATCAATAAGCTGAAGCAAAGCCTGTTTTATCGAGATACGGCCTTGAGGCTTGAAGAGGCAGCTCTTACGGGCGAGGTTCCCGGATTGAGGAATACGACTGGACATTTGTCCGGCCATCCGGTTCGTTTTGCCAATGTGATGAATATCGGGCCTGAACTGGAATTCCTATGCCGGCAGGATCCGACCAACCGCATGGCATTCGACTACCTGATGGCTCAACTCTTGCTGAGCAACCACATCGTGCGCTTCGCGAAGAACTTGAAGTGGATCGAACGTTTCAAGGAATCCCGTTTGCCCCGGATCTATGAAGAAGCACTCTATATTTATAAGTTGGGGGTGAGTGAAGAGGAGTTTCAACAAGTCGGCTTTACTGTCAGTGAAGAGACCGAACAGCGCTTTCAGCATTATTACCGGCTGATGCAAGACAACCGGATAGATGAGCTACAGGCGCGCTATGGCAATACGTATTGGTTTTACCTCAACCAGGTGAGTCCTTATGGCAATAAAGTCATTACGGACTGA
- a CDS encoding cytochrome C biosynthesis protein, with product MKIYRLIYSMLILLSSCARYHTPDSKVETSPRLFPDYTDTTFPQNIAPPNFRIEESGEAYQIEIGLSGEPQAAIVMQSKEPKAIIPERKWKSLLEKAVGDKIYIRITILREGKWVQYAEVEDSISPQRIDPYLVYRLLYPGYELWNEIGIYQRDLTSYKQTTVLDNRDFGKQCVNCHTFANNSPDRMMVHIRGKQGGTLIYADDKPEKVKPNPSHFKHGATYPAWHPSGRYIAFSANEIQQFFHATGKKPIEVSDLASDLMIYDVQQHRSFTDSLVYGDRYMETFPTWSPDGKTLYFCRARAWQQGVPLDSVRYDLYRIQFDPKTEQLHTLECVYEASAEKKSVSFPRISPNGKFLMFTLSDYGNFSIWHPESDLHLLELSNGSIRKLAAVNSDDVESFHTWSSNGYWFVFSSKRMDGLWARPFFAAFNPETGQTTKPFLLPQKDPDFYDTFTYTFNLPELITKPITNQRDLLKTIEQTAVQATERE from the coding sequence ATGAAAATATATCGGTTGATTTACTCCATGTTGATTTTGTTAAGTAGTTGTGCACGGTATCATACGCCCGACAGCAAAGTCGAGACGAGTCCCCGCTTGTTTCCAGACTATACGGATACCACTTTCCCGCAGAATATCGCTCCACCCAATTTCCGTATCGAAGAATCCGGTGAGGCCTATCAGATCGAAATCGGGCTATCGGGAGAACCACAAGCAGCCATCGTTATGCAATCGAAAGAACCGAAAGCCATCATTCCGGAGCGGAAATGGAAAAGTCTGCTGGAAAAAGCTGTAGGGGATAAAATCTATATACGCATCACGATCCTGCGCGAGGGAAAATGGGTGCAATATGCCGAAGTGGAAGACAGCATCTCTCCGCAACGCATTGATCCTTACTTGGTTTACCGTTTGTTGTATCCGGGCTATGAACTGTGGAATGAGATAGGTATCTACCAGCGCGATCTGACATCCTATAAGCAAACCACAGTGTTGGACAATCGGGATTTTGGCAAACAATGCGTCAATTGCCATACATTTGCTAACAACTCACCGGATCGCATGATGGTACACATCCGAGGAAAACAAGGAGGTACGTTGATTTACGCCGATGATAAGCCGGAGAAAGTCAAGCCCAACCCATCGCATTTCAAACATGGAGCCACCTATCCGGCTTGGCATCCATCGGGGCGATACATAGCCTTCTCGGCCAATGAAATTCAGCAGTTTTTCCATGCAACGGGGAAAAAACCGATAGAAGTAAGCGACTTGGCTTCCGATCTGATGATTTATGACGTGCAGCAGCATCGCTCTTTTACCGACTCTTTGGTGTATGGCGACCGCTATATGGAGACGTTTCCCACATGGTCGCCCGATGGAAAAACGCTCTATTTCTGTAGAGCCCGGGCATGGCAACAGGGAGTGCCGCTGGACAGTGTCCGTTACGACTTATACCGGATACAGTTCGACCCTAAAACAGAGCAATTGCACACACTGGAATGTGTTTATGAGGCTTCTGCAGAGAAGAAATCCGTATCTTTTCCCCGCATATCTCCGAATGGGAAGTTCCTGATGTTCACCTTATCGGATTATGGCAACTTCTCCATTTGGCATCCGGAGAGCGATTTACACCTGCTCGAACTAAGTAACGGATCCATCCGGAAGCTGGCAGCGGTCAATAGCGACGATGTGGAGAGCTTCCATACGTGGTCGTCCAACGGATACTGGTTCGTTTTCAGCAGTAAGCGGATGGACGGATTGTGGGCACGTCCTTTCTTTGCCGCCTTCAACCCGGAGACCGGACAGACGACAAAACCTTTTCTGTTGCCACAAAAAGATCCCGATTTTTACGATACATTCACATACACATTTAATCTTCCGGAACTGATAACGAAGCCGATCACCAATCAACGTGATTTATTGAAAACGATCGAGCAGACCGCAGTTCAGGCTACAGAGAGGGAATGA